One window from the genome of Amblyraja radiata isolate CabotCenter1 chromosome X, sAmbRad1.1.pri, whole genome shotgun sequence encodes:
- the LOC116968159 gene encoding insulin-like growth factor 1 receptor, giving the protein MYVPDEWEVPREKMTMCRELGQGSFGMVYEGIAKCVVKGDMETQVAIKTVNESASMRERIEFLNEASVMKEFNCHHVVRLLGVVSQGQPTLVIMELMTRGDLKSYLRSLRPDAENNPGQPPPTLKKMTQMAGEIADGMSYLNANKFVHRDLAARNCMVAEDYTVKIGDFGMTRDIYETDYYRKGGKGLLPVRWMSPESLKDGVFTTNSDVWSFGVVLWEIATLAEQPYQGMSNEQVLRFVMEGGLLERQESCPDSLFELMRLSWQYNPKMRPSFTEIIQSIKVDLEPCFKEVAYFYSEECKSRDQEEFDMETENMESVPLDPSSMLQHAASAADKHSGHKVENGPGIVLRGSFDERQPYTHMNGGRKNEKVLPLPQSTAC; this is encoded by the exons A TGTACGTGCCGGACGAGTGGGAGGTCCCGCGGGAGAAGATGACCATGTGTCGGGAGCTGGGCCAGGGTTCCTTCGGGATGGTGTACGAGGGGATCGCCAAGTGCGTGGTGAAGGGCGACATGGAGACACAAGTGGCCATCAAGACCGTTAACGAGTCGGCCAGCATGCGCGAGCGCATCGAGTTCCTCAACGAAGCGTCCGTGATGAAGGAGTTCAACTGTCATCATGTG GTCCGTCTGCTTGGTGTGGTATCCCAGGGCCAGCCCACCTTGGTGATCATGGAGCTGATGACCCGTGGTGACCTGAAGAGCTACCTGCGTTCACTCCGGCCCGACGCAGAG AATAACCCTGGCCAACCGCCCCCCACCCTGAAGAAGATGACCCAGATGGCGGGCGAGATTGCCGACGGCATGTCCTACCTGAACGCCAACAAGTTTGTTCACCGGGATTTGGCCGCTCGTAACTGCATGGTGGCAGAAGACTACACGGTGAAGATTGGAG ACTTTGGGATGACCCGGGACATCTACGAGACGGATTATTACCGCAAAGGAGGCAAGGGGCTTCTCCCCGTCCGCTGGATGTCGCCCGAATCCCTGAAAGACGGAGTTTTCACCACGAACTCTGATGTCTG GTCGTTTGGCGTGGTGTTGTGGGAGATCGCCACGCTGGCAGAGCAGCCGTACCAGGGCATGTCCAACGAGCAGGTGCTGCGTTTCGTCATGGAGGGCGGCTTACTGGAGCGGCAAGAATCCTGCCCCGACAGCCT GTTTGAGCTGATGCGTTTGAGCTGGCAGTACAACCCCAAGATGCGTCCCTCCTTCACCGAGATCATCCAGAGCATCAAGGTGGACCTGGAGCCCTGCTTCAAGGAGGTGGCGTACTTCTACAGCGAGGAGTGCAAGAGCCGCGACCAGGAGGAGTTTGACATGGAGACGGAGAACATGGAGAGCGTTCCTCTCGACCCGTCCTCCATGCTGCAGCACGCTGCCTCCGCCGCCGACAAACACTCGGGCCACAAGGTGGAGAACGGCCCCGGCATCGTGCTGAGGGGCAGCTTCGACGAGCGGCAGCCCTACACGCACATGAACGGCGGCAGGAAGAACGAGAAGGTGTTGCCTCTGCCCCAGTCCACAGCCTGCTGA